From Aspergillus luchuensis IFO 4308 DNA, chromosome 2, nearly complete sequence:
GAATTCCTGTAATGAACTTGTTAAGAGGCTCCTGTGTATTGATGATCCCCACCCGCTCTTTCGCGGCCGGAAACCTCcctgcttcctcctccccccaacccaaaagaaaaaataaaattcaagaaaaagaaaataaacgAAACCTCACTAATTACCCTATCCTACAGAGATCAATCAAGGCAAAAATCCAAATAGACCAGCGAAGTCTAAATAACCAGGTCCCCTAATAACCTTGCGAGGGTTCGTCCACCTACTTTTCTCCAACAACTCTTTCCGCTCCTGTATCACCCAGTGACGTGACCATCAGCCCAGACATTTCGCATTCATGATTGCAAGAAGTGTTCTCCGCCGCCCGCacttcagcagcaacaaaccAAGCTTCCTTCGCCTGCGCCGTCTTATTCTTATTCGCTCTCCTGCTCCCCAGATCCGTCTTGTGCATAGTATCACACCGCCTTTCATCCCTTCCACCCTGTTCTCCACACAAATGGCTTCGCGACAGAACCCCTCTAAACGCACTCCCGAGATTGAGAGCGGGATGAATGATGCCGACGAGCTGGAGAGACTTCTGGCCAAAGATGGTTTTAAAATATGGGGTTTTGTTATCTATCGATGCACGTATCAAAGTGACTCCGACTGGGAGAAATTAATGATCCGGTTCCATAAGCGCGTCAAAATTTACCTTCAGTATTACAACGGTCTAGATCTCCTCGCCAGATTTACTCCAACGGTCTTGGAAGATCGATCTTTCGAGGGTACGACGGTGGCCTCGTTACGTGATAAATTCAATGAGTGGGCTGTGACTGCAGTGAAAAAGGAACAAGGAATTGATCCCAGCCACCTATGGCATTTGAAAAATGGTAGATACCGCTTTTTCATCATGGTGGACCAAGAAGCCTTGGATTCAATCCTGAGCACGCCAGACAATGATATACACGGAGGGTTCGTTCGTCTAGTCAATGCCGAATGGAAAGCGGAGGAGTtagatgaggaagagctggcGGAACGCGGGGGACCTGGCCCAGAAGAGGAGCCACTGGAAGGGTGTACAGCGGAGGATATTGGCTGGATGAAAGTATGCTGGGGGGAGTCACAGACGCCTGGATATGTGATTCTCGATGACTCCCTTCGGTGGGATAGATTTTATTCGCGGCCACCTGTGATTCAACGTCTTGCCTAAGATCACAACTTGACTATAAAGAGGCCTGGGATCTGTCCACATTTGTACTAGACATAGAATGTCCGATTGTCGTTATTAGAAAGAGAATCTACCTCAGAGAGCTCGTTGAGAGGAAGTAGgatagttattattataatattcattCTAGCAATACCCAATAAATCTAATCAGgctaagtatttataaaaaaaaattttaatctgatttagatttttattctatGTATGGAATAGATTCAGAAATGAATATTATTGTTTTTACATACTTAGAACTCTATAGAATAAtgagtaaaaaaaataagaattacaCTATTGTATTCAGTGTATAAAGTgcttttaaataatactgattatAAACTTATTGAATAATATCAAACTTTTGTCCCGTTGTGAAGGTTTCCCTGCTTGAAAACTATGATCGCTGTGGTGTAGTGGATAAATGCCCCTACTCACTTCTTTTCATCATATATAGGATAGCATGCTGCTTTCTAGATGGCATTCATATATAGGTGACGGCTTAGGCCTGGGTGTGAGAGGCTCAAATTAGATCTGGACATTAGTTCAAGTTAAGAGAAATGCTAATCGTATATTACGAGCTCATTTAGAAGATCGCCCATGGCAAAACAGTCTCGGTACACCACTGGCCGGCGTTGTCCTGGCGGAGGCGCATTGACTAAAGTCCAGTTGGAACCAGGAGTCTTCCGGGCACCGCTGGAGAGATAGGCCTGCGGACAAACAGGACCGAAGATGGTGGCATCCAATCTTGTTTCATCTGGATAGCTATATGAGTAGTCAAATGGTAAAGGGCGTAGATTCTGCCAGCGTAACGCGCCgatgggaggaagagcgtAGGGGACGCGGGCATAACGATGAACCTTGTCGTCAATTCGTTGTAGGCCACAGATCGGACCTAGACTGCCCAGGTTGAGCTCGCAGGGCGTTTGCTCCCACGAAACGTGATTCTCCATTGCCGAATAAATGCGTTgataaattaagaaagagATGGTGGGCAAGGGCATATGGGCCACCGGAGAGGGACGCAAcgggtgggtgaggaagggggGACTCAAATATATTCAAATGTACGCGATGAAGGCGGGCCAATTTCGGCCGGATACAATATTAGCATATcgttaaaataaaatagcgGACATCACTCTTCATAATCTAGGATACCAGATGAAGATATCAACAAAGTGAAATCAGATTCTAGCTATATCCAGTAAGGGGTGATCAGGATACATAGGAAGCCAACTCAAAGGACCACGTATTCATTAGACTCGAGTGGTAAACACACAAATTCGCCCACTACAGACTGTAAACAAAGTGAATGTTCTCGTAGTCTGTCATGTCTGACTCTGCATTTAGGCGGCCCTGATGCGCTGACTCCTGGACAGTCATGGCCATGGCGGCAATCAGAGAAGCGCGACGTTTATTCTGCCAAACATCTAGATGCAATTTTAGCTTTGAGCACCGGACGCAGCTTTTGGCTCGATGGATACTTACAGTAGGTGCGCCACGCGATCATCAAAAGTATCTCCAGGCCGTACATAATAGAGCATACTACGATCGCGGGAATGTATCGTGGCGCATCCTTAGCTCGGAAGACCTGGGCGCCGACGCAGTTTCCTACACAGTAGGCAATGAATAGCACAGTGCCTGTAACCGACTTCTTTGTCCGCCCTGCCACGTTGGATGGCAAGAGAGTCCATATCAAAGGACCGGCCAGATTGCCCACACTGGTCATGAAGTACACGCCCCAGCGCGCCCACAGCAGGCTCGAGGAGTGAGGGAGCAGGGCCAGGGCGAGCATACCGCAGAAGGCAGGGATCACCGAAATGATCATAATATAGACTGCCACCTCTGGGTTAGTGCCTTGGCCAGTTAAGGATGACAGGGACAACGCACAGCGGGAATTCCGTTTTCTCAATGTTATATAACCAGCGATCAAAAACCACGCGATCGATAGCAGCTGTTGTGGAATTTTACCCTTCACAATGGTCTCCAGGGCCGTAAAGCCAAAGGAGACATAGACGAGGTTTCCAAAAGCCGTTGTGCCACCATTGGGAACGGAATTCACAATgacgagaaagaagaagaagtaggtCTGAGGGTCGCGGAAGGCGATGGCCACCTGCTTCCAATCCAGAGTGCGCTTTTGGGCATCCGAGCCAGTTTGACTGGCCACCACTCGCGCCGCAGCCATGCGTTTTTCCTCAGGGGACAGCCAGCGTACCTCGCGTGGTGTACCTAGGACAAGATAGGCGATGCCGCTAAGTACAATGGTCAACGCCCCtagaaagaaggagatgcCCTTCCAGGGAGCCATTCCATTTGAGTGTGTCTCAGCGCGGCGGCCAATACCATAGTTAACCAAGCTAGTCAATACGTCCATCCCAGCGTTAGCGCTGCCCCAGATGACCGAGCGCATTGCATGTTCTTCCTTGGTATACCATGTGGCTGTGATCAGCAGAAGGGCTGGGTAGGTGGTGCATTCAGTGACACCTTCAAGGAATCGCAACACTGCTAGACCCGCAAAGTTGGTGGCGAAGGCGATGCACAACACGATGATGCCTTCGAGCTATCATCAGTGGATAGCTCTCTCAGCATATTATGTGGACAGACTCACCCCACAGGAACATAGACACGGCCACGGTAGGGCCAACACTGACACGCTGCAATATATAATTACCGGGGGCCTCGCTGACCAGGAAAGCCAAGTAGAAGATCGAGGTCAGCCAGGAGTACTGTTGACCCACCAGATGGGTGTCTTGCCCGAGGCCAAATGTGGCCTGGGTCGAGATTGATGCCTTGTCAGCGTATTGCGTGCCAGAGATAATCCACATCAACGGGAGGATGATCCAGTCCACCTTGCGCACCAGCCGGCGGTACTGGTCCGGTGTATATTCAGCTTCACTAGCGTGGACCAGGTCGACAACCATACCGGGATGCTTGTCATCCCCAAGCGGCGGAGGATCCAGCGACCTCTCTGCCAACGCGATGTCTGCCTTTCCAGATGCCATGAAGGTTTAAGTTGCTGGAACTTCCCCTCATGATTTCGTTGTCCAGTCGGTTGCAAGCAGTCAGTATTTATCGGGTGCGTCTATCTCTGGCCCTGACATGCCCAGCTTGCCTGTCCGCCACTTCGGATCTCGGGCCGCGTATGataagaaaagagaggagcGTCGTCAATCTCGACGATCCTCTTCGTTATGTGCGACTTAATTCTCATACAAATCCTACTTCATATTGCTCCCTCCTTTCATCTGTGTATTATCGTCTTATCTTTCCTCCACCACAGATACAATgacccaatcccaatccacCAACGAACTCCCCACGGCGGTTGACTTTAGCCACCATATCAACTTACGCTCCCGGGCGCGTCATCCAAGCCCCCTCAAGGACATTATTCGGTTTATGGCCGTTGAAGACATGGTCAGCCTGGCAGGAGGTATGTTACAAGTCAAGCTATGTGTTTTTATTGTCCTGTCTCGATTAGATGCCCCCATCTTCTGGATTTTGTTTCCGCTTGTGACAtatttgctgctgctatgACCCGTTTGCCCTCCCTATTCAATCCTTTGTCTTATGACCATTTGGCATCCGTTCTCTTGTCCATAGTATATTGGTCAATATTCCAATATCTGGCCCACCAAGAGGCCAACTACATAACCTCGGTGAACTGAGTAGTTTTGGTTGTACGCTGCTGGAGTGACTGGCATCAGCTGAACACATATACACCTTCTGACACGGGTTTTTAGGCCTTCCGCAcccatctttcttccctttccacaGAGTCACCATAACCGCATCAACTCCAACAGCCGAGAATAGCACCTGCTCGCTCGAATTGCCCCTTGAGGGTTTCTTGCAGTATGGGTCGGGATCAGGCAATGCCCAACTACGTGCCTGGTGCCGCGAGTTTACCCAACTGGTGCATAGCCCGGCATACGCAGACTGGGAAGTGCTGCTGCATCCAGGAAACACCAACGCATGGAGTAAAGTAGTCGGCCTGTTGTGCGAGCCAGACGACTACATCCTGTGTGAGAGTTACACCTATCCTTCCGCGCAGGCCTTTTGGATCCCCCTGGGTAACAAGGCGGCCCCGGTTCCATCAGACGCGGAAGGCATGTGTGCTGATGCTCTCGCCCAAACATTGCGCGATTGGGATGATACCCACCCTGGCGCTCGGCAGCCGCGCGTGCTTTACCTTGTCGGTGTCGGTTCAAACCCATCCGGCGTTACGATGAGCATACAACGTCGACGAGACATTTACGATGTGTGTGTCGAGTACGGTACGGCTGACCATGTGCACTACTGACTCTACGCCACGGGCTGACAATTGAGCAGATGTCATTATTGTTGAGGACGATCCATACTTTTTCCTGCAGTATCCGGAATACAATGCTAGTCAGGTCGCCATGGACGACCCTGAACTCGTCGGAAACGATGAGTTCTTGAGGTCCTTGACACCGTCAATGCTCCAAATCGACCACCAGGGCCGTGTCATCCGGTTGGAGTCCTTTAGTAAGACACTGGCACCGGGTCTGCGGCTCGGCTACTTTGTCGCTAATCCGGTGTTCACGGAGCGACTGCTTCGTGCGACCGAAGTCGAGACCCAGGATCCATCCGGCCTCTCACAGGCGCTTACCCTCCGCTTGATGCAAAGCTGGGGTATCGACGGCTATCTTGGATGGCTGCAGGGGCTAAGTGTGGAGTACCGTTACCGACGTGACTGGATGATTGACGCCTTTTCGCAGCATTTCCGCCTTGAGGACGCGGCGGAGGATAGCAGAGCCCTGGTGGCCCACCTTGGTGACATTCCTATTTTCTCCTTCGTACCACCGACCGGTGGTATGTTCATCTGGGCCTGCTTTTATCTGTCGCAGAACTCTGCCTTTAAGAAGCTACGGCACGATGAGAACGTGGTTGATCCGGAGCAGACTGTGGCCGACCAGCTTTGGCGGCAGTTCGCCGAGGCcaaagtaagtaaagtaCAGGTTGTTTTGTAGACAATCCAGAGGACGTATTGACAATCACTTACAGGTCCTCCTGACCCCGGGGTCTTATTACCACCCCTGGGAGGGGCCGGACAAAATTACAACCCACGCGCGCGGAGCCACACCCTCGACGACCAACTTTCggttttccttctccatgacGACGGTATGAGACCCTGTCAAGACTATCTGATTGAATGAGCTAACAGCGGTacagaaggaagagatggagcgTGGTATTGCACGAATGGCTCGAGTGATACGGGCGTCGTGGAAGCTTGACCAGTTAGTAGGTTAAATCCGTCTTAATAGAAAAGACCATATATAGTGCTGCATCAATACCTAGTCCAGTTggtataataattacataCCATGAAAATGAAGTGTTACATTCATACCCCCCTGGTCGCACACTTCATAGGTTTCACCCATGTAAGATCCAGGGTAGGAAGCAAGTTTCGCGGTCGGCGACTGCCTGCACTGCAAACCTAGCATGTCCACGCAGCATATCCACCCTTGCTTATCGGCCACACTATCTGTTTATCAAGATATTACCAATCTCACAGACTGCGGATGAGATCCGAACCAACAGTGGGGTCTTCCTCTCTCGCTCCTGAGTTAACACATAGCAGGCTACGCAAAGAAGACCGCAGTGGGCATAACGCGGAAGATATCATCGGATCACAGACCGTATGCGCTAAGGATATCCTACGGTATCTACCTGCTGagatcaccatcatcgtctgCTTCGGGCTCCTGTGTTGTCACTCTCGGGTTTGTATCATGGTACGACCGTCGTTAGCATACCCTCATGACCGCTAACCGGGCCCGGCCAGGCTACCAAGCTTCGAAAACCCCTTACTTCATCTATTTGTACTCAGCGGCGAAACCTAATGACCATAACAGCCTTGTTCAGCGTAGCCCATCACTAAGTTTACACAAAAATTGGCAACCGTGTCGCATTCGCGCATATTTATTGCGAAGGTACATGCGGGTATTGCACACCACTGCTAAAGACCATTGAAAACCATGTCCGCAGTAGATGGTGAAAAGAGCTCCCACAGCCCATCCAGAACGGGcaaagatggaagatgagcgCTCGCGTCTGCCCGGGGGTGTTGCAAGAGCCGCTCCAGGATCGCCCTGCCACGACTCGCGCAGGGCCACACGCACTCCAGCTCGATCAAGGATTGTAACGCCTGATAGACGTCAGTGAGGCCCGCGGCTGGCTGATCGCTCTGTGGGTTCTCCATGGTCCACAGCAGAATACCAGAGATAGTAAGATACTGCACGCAGAAGGCGAggtgatgggatggaggcaCCCGCTCGCGGATTAGCTCTGCAGCCTGGATGCAGCTCCGCGCCGCGCTGATGCACTCGCTACTCGGATCGGTGAGGGTGGACAGAGTTTGACCGACAAGAGGCCTAGCCGGTAACATGTTTAGTCATCTTTGAACATTGTATCGGGGCTCGGACGTTGACTGAATGAAGAAACATACCGATACAAATTCATGATGATAGCTGAGTGAAGGATAAAAACGATAAAGCACATGGTGAGACTGGGTCCCGTCTGGATCCGGTTGGCGGAAAATCGGATCTCATCCGGTAGCTGCTGTAACCAATGCTCCAATTCATGAACCAGCCGGTCGACGGCCGGTCGCAGATGTTGCCAGCGCGCTGTCCATGTCTCTCTTCGCACTGGCGGCGACCCGTGTAGGCGATGCACTTTGGCAGCTATCTGACACAGGCGAGTGAAGGCGACGAACCCAGCCATGGGCGAGCTGTCTCCGTCGGCCGAGGGCAGCTCGCAGCAGCAATCTTCCAGGTTGGCGGCCATGGGACGACCGAGGCAGATGGAAGTAAGGCTGTATGCACGGTCAGAATCAATtctatcttttttctcctaGTTCTTTATGTATTCCACCATGCCCTTACGCCTTTTGTTGAAGCAGGGAAATTGAAATTTGGGGGAACTACCAGTCGAGTGTAAACAAGCCCCACCATACCCTTTGGGCGACTTGCGCGTCGGCATCGTGGTCGCTAGTGGAAACATGGGCATCCTTCTGCAGTTCTACCGTTAATCTGACAAGCACGAGTTCAGTAGTGACAGTGCACAGGGTGTTGGTGACATACCAGGCTGGCGATATGGAGGCCCAAATCTTGGGCGATGCGGACTGCCTGACCCACCAGACGCCAGCTCTGGGCCACGGTATTCCAGCCGGCAGAGCACACGGCCAGCAGGCCCAGACACTGGGCTTGCTCCAGAAACACTTCACCGCTGGAGGCCcagaaaagcagaagagcCCTTTGGTAGTAGTCAATGCCTACCAGCCCCGTAGCACCGGGTTCGCGTGGCAGTAGCCCGGAGGCGCAGGCGCAAACAGCAaagaagacggagaggaaACCGCGTTCTACAGGACTTCCCGGAGTCATGGCGCGATACTGGGAAACGAATCGGGTCTGGTCTAGGATAGGAAATGTATAGTGTAACTGGTCAAAGTAAATTCCGACAAGGAGATCTGCTACATACTGGGGGGGACGGGCCAGTTCGTTCGCCGATGGCAGATAGGGGAGCTCGGGCCAGACCCGTCCATGCTGGAAGAAGGGCATTTCGATTGAGGCCTGGGGGATCGAAGCTTGAGCTGAATTGGGCGAGCGATCTGGAGACGGTGACAACCCCTGCACTGCCTCAATAACCAGATTATTGGCTGCACCGCCAAGGTATCTGGAAGGAATTCATCAGCGATATAACTCATGCTGTGATACGTGCTATTCATAAACAGACCGCAAACGCCCATAGGAGTCAGGTACCATATGCCCGACACGATCCCGCGATTTGTAAGATGTGGGAGTTGGCGGGGCATCTAGGTGATCGGTGCCAGGAATATCATCCTCCGTCTCCATATCCTCTTCTGTTGGGAGGGATCTGGTCCTTGACTCTGACCGTGAGTCACAGTTCGAGGCCGGGTTAAGTGGTAATCCCGTTCGGTTGTTGGTGTCGCGAATAGCGAGGATACATTCCGATAGCGTCTGGGTGAGGCCCTCAAGCCGCAGTCCCAACGCCTCAATATTCCGGTAATGCTTGTCCAAAGAGCTGGCATCGCGTCGGCTGGCCGCCGCATTATCGTTACTATCGGGATACTCGCATTTCTGGTTGCGCGACTGGCAACCATGGCATGACTCCTCCCCGTCACATTTAACCTGCGAACGGGTCGAGATTAGCAGAATCCCCGgagcagggaagaagaaaaatcaaAGAGGTTAGTACTAGGACACTACCTTCTTCCGCCGGCAAGCAAGACACGCCTTCCAGACACGTCGGTCAGACTTTCTCTGCATTGGTGAAGCCATGAAGAATCAACGTTGAGACACAAGGGGGTGCGCAGCAGTTTCATCGCGGGGAACATAACTTTgcggggagaagaggggaagcaaATCCCCAGCTAAAATCGTTATCAGACTTTGGTTATCGGGGCAGTTGCTTATCACGGAGTTTATCATACATGATCAGTGCATTGACTCGTAACGAGTTCCTTAGTTCAGTTGTCTGCTATCTATCAGTTCTCACGTTGATAAATGTCATTCGGTCGCACTCGGCCAAACACAGCATAATCATCCGGCCTCCTCGTGAACTTGCCCGTAATTTCACAGCAGCGGCGATTCTATACGCATGACGAGACACAGGGTAATAATCGCTTATAATTAGCTCTCATATCAGATATTGAAGATAGCTTCATGGGACTAGACTACAATACAACAGAGCTTGAAGGGTTCAGCAACTGAAACCGGATCTCGGGCCGTGATCCGACCCTATTTGCCATTTATATACAACAATCATCTGAACAACCCGCAGTATTGATCAGccctactaccactactcgCAACCAACCACTACAGATACCACTTCAGAAAGGATAGACCCACTTTTTACTACCATGGTGTCTTCTATTGCTTCGCCAGTTGTGTCCACAACTGGAAAGACGCGACTGCAGGCCTCACTAGAGCGTGCGACCGCGCGGCAAGGGCCGTCCATCGGACAGTGGCTGGAATTTCCGGGCTACTCATTAGCACGCACTGTAGCACCTCTAGGGGCAGATGTACGTGCAGTTTGTCTCACATTCTACTCTCATAATCAGTACTGATACTGAATTAGTGGGTATTGATCGACTGTGAGCATGGGGACATCGATGACAAGGCCATGTACCTGCAGGTCGGAGCCGTCTCCTCAGCTGGGGTGTCGCCCATCGTGCGCATTCCCGCCTCGGAgccctggatgatgaagcgCGCCTTAGACTGCGGCGCCCACGCAATAATGGTGCCTATGTGTGAGACCAAGGTCCGTCAAATGCCCGTCCCTCATGGCTGCCattccttcctcatcttaACATCCTGCCAGGAACAAGCCGAGGCTATTGTACGAGGGTGTAAATACCCCTCTTCGCAGTGGCCCCAGGGGTTGCGGGGTGCAGGTGCCATGTTTGCTCCGGCTGCCTTCAATCAGAGCGGGCGAGAGTACCTGACTCACGCCAACGACAACGTGGTCATTATCGTGCAGATTGAATCGCGGATGGCAGTCGAGAATTGTGCTGCCATTGCGGCAGTTCCAGGCATCGACATGCTCTTCGTTGGACCCAATGACCTGGCCTCATCCCTGGGGTACTTTGCCTTGGATCACGCCCAGATTGCTGAGGTCCAGGGGGCCACGAATCGCGTTCTGAAAGCCGCCAAAGATGCTGGAAAATATGCTGGTCACTTTGCCCTTTCGGCAGATGTGGCCGCGGCCAAATACCACCAGGGTTTTGATTTTGTCAACTCTGGAGCGGACATTGTGGCCTTGACTTCCTGGATGTCGGGAGAACTGACCAGGTTGCGCCGACTCACAGAAATTAGCGCTACCAAACCGAGTCCTCAGTAAAGACGGAGTACTTTGGTGCTTTTTAAACGGATTTGACAACCTTAATCATAGCGACTGATCCAGCACAGGATAGAATGTCTCtctcttatttcttttattggTCTTTCTGATGttggaaggaaaaggaacagCTATAAGTTTATTTCCTTGTTTCGGTGGCCCAACCTCACTTGATACGCATTTTATTAGTGCTAGGTTCGTGACATCCTCTCCAACCGGAAGACCTTGTGCCACCCAGGTCCACGAGGAGCGGAGAATACATCGACGATACCACCCAAAGCCATGCAATGCGATACCTCAGCTCACCACAGATAGTGCGGACTCCGGTGAGTAAACCAGTCATTGTCTCGGAGCTGTTATATAGCTAATGCCGGAACACAGCTGCACTTGCATTTGGGGGTACGGCATTGAACACAGGGATTCGCATAACGTATGCCGGTCATCCTGCCCATACCTCTACTCAGCTGTATTGCGCACCTCCCAAACTGTCATATCCTTGAAACCAAAATCCTCAACCGTGACGTAATCAGCTGCCTGAGGCCCCAGATGAAGAATTCTTCCGAATATTTTAATGATGTAAAAGAAGGCCCTCGTATAGGAGAGTGCCAGAATGAGGCTTCTCATGGTCCAGATGCCCCAAGCGGTTTCGGGATTAATAAGATGTGGCATACCAGGTGCCAAATGCTGGGCCTCCTCGACAATAGGTCGCATTTGCTCATCGTACTGTGCCAAGGCAGATGGAAGGTCTGGGCTCTCTCCCTTGATGTAGGGTTGGAGGCAACCCGCTAGTTTATATGCCGCGCTAAAAGCCAACGTTGTGCCCAGACCCGAAATGGGTGATGCACAATACCTTTCTATGTCTTAGTCGGGAGCATTTCAGGAATACCAGCCGACCACAGCTGTGATAGTGTAAGGGTCGTCAACTTACCCAGCGTCCCCCAGAAGCACTACCCTTCCTTTACTCCAGCTGTCCATCTTCACCTGCGATACCGCATCGTAGTAGAAATCATCAGTTGCCTTCATTTCCCGAATGATTCTGTCGCACTCCCACCCGGCGCCGTGAAAGTATTCCTCCAAGAGTGCCTTTTGCTCCTGAATGCCGCCactcctcttcgtcgccaCATCGACGAATCTTGGATCCTTATCATTGACCACATACATGAGGATCGTGGACCTCATGCCGAGACCGTCTGGTCGTAACATAATGCCTCGTCGCCCAGGGGCATGGAACCACCGCCTCCAGTTGTCATCGTGTTCCTCTCGCGGAATGCTGAAGAAGCCCGCGAACATACCCAACCGCTTCAGTCGGAtgttttccccttcttcacccCAAACCATCTTCCGCGTCCTGCTCTGCATGCCATCTGCTCCCACCAAGAGATCGAAGCTTCTTGTTTTCCCGCTCCTAGCAAAGCGCACATGCACCTGGCTTCCGTGCTGCTGGATCTCCTCGAGAAAATCACCAAAGATGTACTCGATCCCAGCGGCGCCGTCGCGTTGTGCTTCCGCGCTAATACGCTGGCTATTCTTCCAGCATAGCTCAGCCAGCTTACCCCTGAGAATCTCTATGTCGCTTGTTCCTGTCTGTATAGTACCGGTTCTATCTGCTGGATT
This genomic window contains:
- a CDS encoding uncharacterized protein (COG:C,H;~EggNog:ENOG410PJVZ;~InterPro:IPR036188,IPR002938;~PFAM:PF01494;~TransMembrane:1 (n4-14c19/20o394-416i);~go_function: GO:0071949 - FAD binding [Evidence IEA]) gives rise to the protein MASLSILIVGCGIAGPTLASFLLLADIPAAQKPRITILERESNQKAHLRGQNIDIRGAGVTIIRKLGLEAQIRASTTGEEGVRMVDESNRIWTENPADRTGTIQTGTSDIEILRGKLAELCWKNSQRISAEAQRDGAAGIEYIFGDFLEEIQQHGSQVHVRFARSGKTRSFDLLVGADGMQSRTRKMVWGEEGENIRLKRLGMFAGFFSIPREEHDDNWRRWFHAPGRRGIMLRPDGLGMRSTILMYVVNDKDPRFVDVATKRSGGIQEQKALLEEYFHGAGWECDRIIREMKATDDFYYDAVSQVKMDSWSKGRVVLLGDAGYCASPISGLGTTLAFSAAYKLAGCLQPYIKGESPDLPSALAQYDEQMRPIVEEAQHLAPGMPHLINPETAWGIWTMRSLILALSYTRAFFYIIKIFGRILHLGPQAADYVTVEDFGFKDMTVWEVRNTAE
- a CDS encoding HpcH/HpaI aldolase family protein (COG:G;~EggNog:ENOG410PP2K;~InterPro:IPR005000,IPR015813,IPR040442;~PFAM:PF03328;~go_function: GO:0003824 - catalytic activity [Evidence IEA]), with the protein product MVSSIASPVVSTTGKTRLQASLERATARQGPSIGQWLEFPGYSLARTVAPLGADWVLIDCEHGDIDDKAMYLQVGAVSSAGVSPIVRIPASEPWMMKRALDCGAHAIMVPMCETKVRQMPVPHGCHSFLILTSCQEQAEAIVRGCKYPSSQWPQGLRGAGAMFAPAAFNQSGREYLTHANDNVVIIVQIESRMAVENCAAIAAVPGIDMLFVGPNDLASSLGYFALDHAQIAEVQGATNRVLKAAKDAGKYAGHFALSADVAAAKYHQGFDFVNSGADIVALTSWMSGELTRLRRLTEISATKPSPQ
- a CDS encoding uncharacterized protein (COG:S;~EggNog:ENOG410PPZN;~InterPro:IPR036864,IPR007219,IPR001138;~PFAM:PF00172,PF04082;~TransMembrane:1 (o491-510i);~go_function: GO:0000981 - DNA-binding transcription factor activity, RNA polymerase II-specific [Evidence IEA];~go_function: GO:0003677 - DNA binding [Evidence IEA];~go_function: GO:0008270 - zinc ion binding [Evidence IEA];~go_process: GO:0006351 - transcription, DNA-templated [Evidence IEA];~go_process: GO:0006355 - regulation of transcription, DNA-templated [Evidence IEA]) — protein: MASPMQRKSDRRVWKACLACRRKKVKCDGEESCHGCQSRNQKCEYPDSNDNAAASRRDASSLDKHYRNIEALGLRLEGLTQTLSECILAIRDTNNRTGLPLNPASNCDSRSESRTRSLPTEEDMETEDDIPGTDHLDAPPTPTSYKSRDRVGHMVPDSYGRLRYLGGAANNLVIEAVQGLSPSPDRSPNSAQASIPQASIEMPFFQHGRVWPELPYLPSANELARPPQYVADLLVGIYFDQLHYTFPILDQTRFVSQYRAMTPGSPVERGFLSVFFAVCACASGLLPREPGATGLVGIDYYQRALLLFWASSGEVFLEQAQCLGLLAVCSAGWNTVAQSWRLVGQAVRIAQDLGLHIASLKDAHVSTSDHDADAQVAQRVWWGLFTLDCLTSICLGRPMAANLEDCCCELPSADGDSSPMAGFVAFTRLCQIAAKVHRLHGSPPVRRETWTARWQHLRPAVDRLVHELEHWLQQLPDEIRFSANRIQTGPSLTMCFIVFILHSAIIMNLYRPLVGQTLSTLTDPSSECISAARSCIQAAELIRERVPPSHHLAFCVQYLTISGILLWTMENPQSDQPAAGLTDVYQALQSLIELECVWPCASRGRAILERLLQHPRADASAHLPSLPVLDGLWELFSPSTADMVFNGL